A single genomic interval of Pangasianodon hypophthalmus isolate fPanHyp1 chromosome 8, fPanHyp1.pri, whole genome shotgun sequence harbors:
- the inpp5l gene encoding inositol polyphosphate-5-phosphatase A isoform X1, whose translation MMETLTDVLLVTANVGSLFDNLGEIQNDWLREFFTTVDRYKPRFVALHFQEVGGKDYKANMAHAENFFWTIESSSEMSEFDRACVYVDSDFKTEDNFTALGSMYFIHKSLENIQQYDFNAKEFKLVSGRNKYAGSLYGVTTVEKEKFQRDFWPDRKWSRKGYMRTRWMIHNQGLDLVNVHLFHDASNLVACKSSPSVYSTYRQKALLYVISRISDDFSPLPFFLFGDFNFRLDTLSLVQDLSTSAEVQMVMKDSTNEVEKIIYEEKGNDHKQVLFQIETKRFLYLHHKLFREDTGRELLEYDRERAAFQDIITEEEILFPPSYPYSEDYTKPTQYMNTRCPSWCDRILMSHNAQDVIYRRNGDGNIVYNILGPKVCMGDHKPVFLFFALKSNIQ comes from the exons CTGGGTGAAATCCAGAATGACTGGCTGCGAGAGTTCTTCACA ACTGTGGACAGATACAAGCCCCGCTTCGTCGCCCTGCACTTTCAGGAGGTCGGGGGGAAGGACTACAAGGCCAACATGGCTCACGCTGAAAACTTCTTCTG GACCATCGAGTCCAGCTCGGAGATGTCAGAGTTTGACCGAGCGTGTGTCTACGTAGACAGcgacttcaagacagaggacaaCTTCACG gCCCTCGGGAGCATGTACTTCATCCACAAATCTCTGGAGAACATCCAGCAATACGATTTCAATG CAAAGGAGTTCAAATTGGTGTCGGGACGCAACAAGTACGCAGGTTCGCTGTACGGAGTCACGACAGTGGAGAAGGAGAAGTTCCAGAGGGACTTTTGGCCAGAT agaaagTGGTCAAGAAAAGGATACATGAGGACACGGTGGATGATTCACAACCA gggccTGGACTTGGTGAACGTACACCTTTTTCACGACGCTTCAAACCTCGTGGCCTGCAAATCCAGTCCCTCGGTGTACTCCACATATCGACAGAAAGCTCTCCTCTACGTCATCAGCAG GATATCTGATGACTTCAGCCCACTGCCATTCTTCCTGTTTGGAGATTTTAACTTCCGCCTCGATACACTAAGTCTAGTACAG GACCTCTCCACATCTGCAGAAGTACAGATGGTGATGAAGGACAGCACTAACGAAGTGGAGAAAATCATCTATGAGGAGAAAGGCAACGACCAcaag CAGGTGCTATTTCAAATAGAGACTAAGCGGTTTTTATACCTGCACCACAAACTCTTCAGAGAGGACACTGGACGAGAG CTCCTGGAGTACGACAGGGAGAGAGCGGCCTTCCAGGACATCATCACAGAAGAGGAGATTCTGTTTCCTCCCAG TTATCCCTACAGTGAAGACTACACTAAACCCACGCAGTACATGAACACTCGATGTCCATCCTGGTGTGATCGCATCCTCATGTCCCACAATGCACAGGACGTCATCTACAGG AGAAATGGAGACGGTAACATTGTATACAACATCCTGGGACCAAAGGTCTGCATGGGAGACCACAAG CCTGTCTTCTTGTTCTTTGCACTGAAATCCAACATCCAGTGA
- the inpp5l gene encoding inositol polyphosphate-5-phosphatase A isoform X2, translated as MMETLTDVLLVTANVGSLFDNLGEIQNDWLREFFTTVDRYKPRFVALHFQEVGGKDYKANMAHAENFFWTIESSSEMSEFDRACVYVDSDFKTEDNFTALGSMYFIHKSLENIQQYDFNAKEFKLVSGRNKYAGSLYGVTTVEKEKFQRDFWPDRKWSRKGYMRTRWMIHNQGLDLVNVHLFHDASNLVACKSSPSVYSTYRQKALLYVISRISDDFSPLPFFLFGDFNFRLDTLSLVQDLSTSAEVQMVMKDSTNEVEKIIYEEKGNDHKVLFQIETKRFLYLHHKLFREDTGRELLEYDRERAAFQDIITEEEILFPPSYPYSEDYTKPTQYMNTRCPSWCDRILMSHNAQDVIYRRNGDGNIVYNILGPKVCMGDHKPVFLFFALKSNIQ; from the exons CTGGGTGAAATCCAGAATGACTGGCTGCGAGAGTTCTTCACA ACTGTGGACAGATACAAGCCCCGCTTCGTCGCCCTGCACTTTCAGGAGGTCGGGGGGAAGGACTACAAGGCCAACATGGCTCACGCTGAAAACTTCTTCTG GACCATCGAGTCCAGCTCGGAGATGTCAGAGTTTGACCGAGCGTGTGTCTACGTAGACAGcgacttcaagacagaggacaaCTTCACG gCCCTCGGGAGCATGTACTTCATCCACAAATCTCTGGAGAACATCCAGCAATACGATTTCAATG CAAAGGAGTTCAAATTGGTGTCGGGACGCAACAAGTACGCAGGTTCGCTGTACGGAGTCACGACAGTGGAGAAGGAGAAGTTCCAGAGGGACTTTTGGCCAGAT agaaagTGGTCAAGAAAAGGATACATGAGGACACGGTGGATGATTCACAACCA gggccTGGACTTGGTGAACGTACACCTTTTTCACGACGCTTCAAACCTCGTGGCCTGCAAATCCAGTCCCTCGGTGTACTCCACATATCGACAGAAAGCTCTCCTCTACGTCATCAGCAG GATATCTGATGACTTCAGCCCACTGCCATTCTTCCTGTTTGGAGATTTTAACTTCCGCCTCGATACACTAAGTCTAGTACAG GACCTCTCCACATCTGCAGAAGTACAGATGGTGATGAAGGACAGCACTAACGAAGTGGAGAAAATCATCTATGAGGAGAAAGGCAACGACCAcaag GTGCTATTTCAAATAGAGACTAAGCGGTTTTTATACCTGCACCACAAACTCTTCAGAGAGGACACTGGACGAGAG CTCCTGGAGTACGACAGGGAGAGAGCGGCCTTCCAGGACATCATCACAGAAGAGGAGATTCTGTTTCCTCCCAG TTATCCCTACAGTGAAGACTACACTAAACCCACGCAGTACATGAACACTCGATGTCCATCCTGGTGTGATCGCATCCTCATGTCCCACAATGCACAGGACGTCATCTACAGG AGAAATGGAGACGGTAACATTGTATACAACATCCTGGGACCAAAGGTCTGCATGGGAGACCACAAG CCTGTCTTCTTGTTCTTTGCACTGAAATCCAACATCCAGTGA